One genomic window of Silurus meridionalis isolate SWU-2019-XX chromosome 22, ASM1480568v1, whole genome shotgun sequence includes the following:
- the bet1 gene encoding BET1 homolog isoform X1 codes for MKRQNCSSHTIVSLYTVLPQQESLYLTTNLVKSEGAPQGNYVASGYSVYEEENEHLQEGLRAKVNALKHLSIDIGAEVKHQNTILADMDSDFDSTGGLLGATMGRLKLLSRGSQTKIYCYMLLFALFVFTVLYWVIKLR; via the exons ATGAAGCGTCAAAACTGTTCTTCCCACACTATTGTCTCTCTCTACACGGTTCTACCCCAACAGGAATCACTTTATCTAACAACAAACCTCGTCAAAA GTGAAGGAGCTCCACAGGGAAACTATGTGGCCAGCGGTTACAGCGTGTACGAGGAGGAGAACGAACATTTACAAGAAGGCCTTAGAGCCAAAGTAAATGCATTGAAACAT CTCTCAATCGACATTGGGGCCGAAGTCAAACACCAGAATACAATTTTAGCAGATATG GACTCGGACTTCGACTCAACTGGTGGTTTGCTGGGAGCTACCATGGGCAGACTGAAGCTGTTGTCCAGAGGAAGCCAGACCAAAATCTACTGCTACATGTTGCTTTTTGCTCTCTTTGTCTTCACTGTTCTTTACTGGGTGATCAAACTGAGGTGA
- the bet1 gene encoding BET1 homolog isoform X2, with amino-acid sequence MRRAGLGEGAPQGNYVASGYSVYEEENEHLQEGLRAKVNALKHLSIDIGAEVKHQNTILADMDSDFDSTGGLLGATMGRLKLLSRGSQTKIYCYMLLFALFVFTVLYWVIKLR; translated from the exons GTGAAGGAGCTCCACAGGGAAACTATGTGGCCAGCGGTTACAGCGTGTACGAGGAGGAGAACGAACATTTACAAGAAGGCCTTAGAGCCAAAGTAAATGCATTGAAACAT CTCTCAATCGACATTGGGGCCGAAGTCAAACACCAGAATACAATTTTAGCAGATATG GACTCGGACTTCGACTCAACTGGTGGTTTGCTGGGAGCTACCATGGGCAGACTGAAGCTGTTGTCCAGAGGAAGCCAGACCAAAATCTACTGCTACATGTTGCTTTTTGCTCTCTTTGTCTTCACTGTTCTTTACTGGGTGATCAAACTGAGGTGA